A genomic stretch from Psilocybe cubensis strain MGC-MH-2018 chromosome 1, whole genome shotgun sequence includes:
- a CDS encoding FAS1 domain-containing protein fsc1 — translation MLLAACLPLALLASIQSTIALPSQEPWKFIAPFSMTLVDALGADPDYSSLLRLLQRARLIPTLNRLNGTTLFAPTNDAIKRHSLTNPLWSDVLQNGEHFVPDNIQEQLRQQLLYHLLNETLAALPTDEKVTQYKTLLYPRKPVDPPSREPPPHPPWLPIPGGTLGGEPQRLRLASHQDSANIGVDAFGKNGAKIVKGVQDAGNGILLGIAEVLEPPPDLATVISQHPSISYFQKIATSEILRRLNATSEMTLFLPLDNAWDAFHPVERMYLESEFASEDLNRILDMHAVVNDHVIWSDSFESSRTLTTIKGTTLDIVNTPEGVKIQDAMLIEPDIYASNGVLHLVSALLFPPEILKLTPEKYLLALNCKKFVSLLHSVDLVGLINDTDSKYTILAPSDDIISIFDDPEFPEPGSEELKRLLQYHFIPGKWTTNKLKNGSLLETALEEPGLNGGRQVMSIEVHSDDKKKSGEKVIRFGGAGIIGDPAIFSTSKAEILRKAPTTSLLIPRNEAFTRLGLLVSAHLLAPSSKEDLESVIMHHALNSVQYSRQLVNGSQHSFATLEGSDVKIDRESDGTPVISSSGGWTGLRAQIYPQDLLTQTGVVHELSDIMIPRSVKLTIGKLVKAAKGSTMATLVNKAGFEWILNGTAPPEGSPWSDDQYIDVGWTLLCPTDDAFKQYNLTQLYSDIEGLKKIVTQHLIPTPSIKNDLLDSDSRLFINHNQPLDFDDATYSTLHSAASAYGDIVFQKRTDTNDYVVGIKGARGTDGKADSAHVQAWGRSTTGTGTGGVIQIDRLLIPYQPSWWYEYWAPSVVGGLGVVAICTFFYGVRLVWRRDTTEATYEPVGGFGRDDDS, via the exons ATGCTCTTAGCAGCCTGTTTGCCGCTGGCGTTGCTGGCGTCTATACAGTCTACAATTGCCTTGCCTTCTCAAGAACCATGGAAATTCATTGCGCCGTTTTCCATGACTCTGGTTGATGCCTTGGGTGCAGATCCCGACTATAGTTCTTTGTTACGATTGCTTCAGCGTGCTCGCCTCATCCCTACATTGAACAGGCTCAACGGAACTACATTATTTGCCCCAACAAACGATGCTATCAAGAGGCATTCGTTAACCAACCCTTTGTGGTCTGATGTACTTCAAAACGGCGAGCATTTCGTCCCCGACAACATCCAGGAACAGCTAAGGCAGCAACTTCTTTATCACTTGCTTAATGAAACGCTTGCGGCGCTTCCAACAGACGAAAAGGTTACTCAGTACAAGACGTTACTTTACCCCAGAAAGCCCGTGGATCCACCTTCCCGAGAACCTCCCCCACATCCACCATGGTTGCCCATCCCTGGAGGCACACTTGGTGGTGAGCCGCAGAGACTCCGCCTAGCCTCGCATCAAGATAGTGCAAATATTGGTGTTGATGCCTTTGGAAAGAATGGAGCAAAGATTGTGAAAGGAGTCCAAGACGCAGGCAATGGTATCCTGTTGGGGATTGCAGAAGTATTAGAACCACCACCGGACTTAG CCACTGTTATCTCACAACATCCATCTATATCTTATTTTCAGAAGATTGCCACCTCCGAAATTTTACGGCGGCTCAACGCGACGTCTGAAATGACCCTATTTCTTCCGCTAGACAACGCATGGGATGCATTTCACCCAGTTGAACGGATGTATCTGGAAAGCGAATTCGCTTCAGAGGACTTGAATCGTATATTGGATATGCATGCCGTCGTGAATGATCATGTCATTTGGTCCGACTCCTTTGAGTCCTCTCGAACCT TGACAACTATCAAGGGTACAACATTAGACATCGTGAACACTCCAGAAGGGGTCAAAATTCAAGATGCCATGTTGATAGAGCCAGACATTTACGCGTCGAATGGGGTTTTGCACCTCGTGTCAGCTCTTCTATTCCCTCCAGAAATCCTTAAGCTGACCCCCGAGAAATATCTACTGGCTCTTAATTGCAAGAAATTTGTGTCCCTTCTCCATTCGGTTGATCTTGTTGGCTTGATCAACGACACGGATTCAAAATATACCATCCTGGCTCCAAGTGATGATATCATATCGATCTTCGACGACCCTGAATTCCCAGAACCAGGTTCAGAGGAGTTGAAGCGACTACTACAGTATCACTTTATCCCAGGAAAGTGGACAACCAATAAGTTGAAGAACGGAAGCCTTCTGGAAACAGCGCTTGAGGAACCGGGCCTGAATGGTGGCCGCCAAGTCATGTCCATTGAAGTTCATTCCGACGACAAGAAGAAATCCGGAGAAAAAGTTATAAGGTTTGGTGGGGCTGGCATTATAGGAGATCCTG CTATATTTTCGACGTCAAAGGCGGAGATATTGAGGAAAGCCCCTACTACATCCCTCCTAATCCCTCGCAATGAGGCATTCACTCGTCTCGGCCTGTTGGTTAGCGCACATCTTTTGGCCCCTTCTTCAAAAGAAGACCTTGAAAGTGTTATTATGCATCACGCCTTGAACTCCGTGCAATATTCACGGCAACTTGTCAACGGATCCCAACACAGTTTTGCCACCCTAGAGGGATCGGATGTCAAAATTGACCGAGAGTCAGACGGTACACCTGTTATTAGTTCCAGCGGAGGATGGACAGGTCTTCGGGCTCAAATTTACCCCCAGGATTTGCTCACGCAAACTGGTGTTGTGCATGAATTATCGGATATTATGATTCCTCGGTCGGTCAAGTTAACTATAGGAAAGCTCGTGAAGGCCGCAAAGGGAAGCACAATGGCCACTTTAGTTAACAAAGCCGGATTTGAGTGGATCTTGAACGGTACTGCACCTCCAGAAGGCTCTCCTTGGTCGGACGACCAGTACATCGACGTTGGTTGGACATTGTTATGTCCTACTGATGATGCTTTTAAACAGTACAACCTCACTCAGTTATATTCGGACATTGAGGGCCTGAAAAAAATTGTCACCCAGCATCTTATCCCAACGCCGTCGATAAAGAATGATTTACTTGATTCTGATTCACGTTTATTTATCAATCACAACCAACCCCTCGATTTTGATGACGCAACGTACTCTACGCTTCACTCAGCTGCATCCGCATATGGAGATATCGTTTTCCAGAAGAGAACTGACACCAATGATTATGTTGTCGGGATCAAGGGTGCTCGTGGCACTGATGGCAAGGCCGACTCTGCGCATGTTCAGGCTTGGGGACGATCTACGACTGGCACCGGTACTGGTGGTGTCATACAAATTGACCGGTTGTTGATTCCTTACCAGCCGTCATGGTGGTACGAATACTGGGCTCCTTCGGTTGTAGGCGGCTTAGGTGTAGTGGCTATATGTACGTTCTTCTACGGAGTGAGGCTGGTGTGGAGGCGAGATACAACGGAAGCGACCTATGAACCAGTGGGAGGGTTTGGGCGCGATGATGATTCATAG
- a CDS encoding Mitochondrial carnitine/acylcarnitine carrier protein has translation MYTENVKTSHLSVARSISVSSPASDPPHTPGASQKMSSEAPSPDESRVSAAESVKSFIAGGFGGVAAVCVGHPFDLTKTRLQTAAPGAYTGAIDVVKKTLAKDGIAGMYRGMVPPLLGVTPIFAVSFWAYDASKQLIFALTPNRTSESLSIAELATAGFLSAVPTTLVTAPVERAKVLLQVQGQAGSQTKYSGVTDVLKHLYKEGGIKSIFRGTGATLARDGPGSAAYFAAYEITKKALTPAGSSPSELNLGAIIVAGGTAGVAMWALAIPPDVLKSRIQSAPTGTYSGLMDCARKTIAQDGVRALWKGFGPAMARAFPANAATFLGVEASRKLMDGFF, from the exons ATGTATACCGAGAACGTTAAGACAAGCCATCTTTCGGTTGCCCGCTCGATATCAGTCTCTTCACCTGCATCAGACCCACCCCATACCCCCGGCGCATCCCAAAAAATG AGTAGCGAAGCACCATCTCCAGACGAGAGCCGTGTATCGGCGGCCGAATCCGTAAAGTCATTCATCGCAGGAGGGTTTGGAGGTGTTGCTGCGGTTTGTGTTG GTCACCCATTTGACCTGACGAAGACAAGACTCCAGACCGCTGCCCCTGGAGCATACACCGGAGCCATTGATGTAGTCAAGAAGACTCTAGCTAAGGATGGTATTGCAGG CATGTACCGTGGTATGGTGCCCCCGTTGTTGGGTGTTACGCCCATCTTCGCTGTATCTTTTTGG GCATATGACGCGTCGAAGCAGTTAATTTTCGCGCTTACACCAAATCGGACCTCCGAATCCCTATCCATTGCTGAGCTCGCGACAGCTGGTTTCCTGTCTGCTGTTCCTACCACATTAGTTACTGCACCAGTGGAACGTGCCAAAGTCCTATTGCAG GTCCAAGGTCAAGCAGGCTCACAAACCAAATATTCAGGTGTCACCGATGTTCTGAAGCATCTGTACAAAGAAGGAGGCATAAAAAGTATTTTCCGCGGTACAGGAGCCACGCTTGCTCGGGACGGTCCTGGAAGTGCTGC ATACTTTGCAGCATACGAAATTACTAAAAAAGCGTTGACTCCAGCTGGGTCCTCCCCATCGGAGCTTAATTTAGGTGCTATTATCGTTGCTGGAGGAACTGCAGGTGTGGCCATGTGGGCTTTGGCAATTCCTCCGGAT GTCTTGAAATCAAGAATACAGTCTGCTCCAACAGGGACTTACTCCGGCTTAATGGACTGTGCTCGCAAGACGATCGCACAGGATGGTGTCCGTGCCCTCTGGAAAGGGTTCGGACCAGCCATGGCTCGA GCTTTCCCTGCAAATGCTGCTACTTTT CTCGGTGTCGAAGCGTCTAGAAAGCTTATGGATGGTTTCTTCTGA